Proteins from a genomic interval of Zingiber officinale cultivar Zhangliang chromosome 2A, Zo_v1.1, whole genome shotgun sequence:
- the LOC122044315 gene encoding pterocarpan synthase 1-like, with the protein MAYYCSFKPSLLLLLFFIATSQAKDDSITHLHFFLHENDNRPNATAITVVNSTTSDPGGFGSIGIFDDEIREGSSIDSKLIGRAQGMAPEVSLSEMAWLVLIDFVFTDGEYNGSSLMVVGRATIGRPVERSIIGGTGKFRMARGYTINTLLSSAPAGRFIAEYDAYIVH; encoded by the coding sequence ATGGCTTATTATTGTTCATTCAAGCcttctctcctccttctccttttcttcatcGCAACCTCTCAGGCGAAAGACGACTCTATCACCCACCTCCATTTCTTCCTCCACGAGAACGATAACAGACCCAACGCCACCGCTATCACCGTCGTCAACTCCACCACCAGCGACCCCGGCGGCTTCGGCAGCATTGGGATCTTCGACGATGAAATACGAGAAGGCTCGAGCATTGACTCGAAGCTCATTGGACGGGCCCAAGGCATGGCTCCCGAGGTGTCGCTTAGCGAGATGGCTTGGCTCGTACTCATCGACTTCGTCTTCACGGACGGAGAGTATAACGGTAGCTCGCTCATGGTTGTGGGCCGGGCTACGATCGGGAGACCCGTCGAGCGCAGCATCATCGGCGGCACCGGAAAATTTCGAATGGCTAGGGGCTACACCATCAATACATTGCTAAGTAGTGCTCCGGCAGGACGCTTTATCGCTGAGTACGATGCTTATATCGTTCATTAA